In candidate division WOR-3 bacterium, a single window of DNA contains:
- a CDS encoding ABC transporter ATP-binding protein, translating into MNEILIAENIEKIYYLKNETINVLRGIDLKVEKGKFVVIFGPSGSGKSTLLNILGSLDRPTKGRVLFNNIDLFKNDDESLSKIRNKNIGFVFQFHHLLPEFTVLENIMLPAYLNGENIKSAQERAFEILEMLGIIDKSSRLPDELSGGERQRVAIARALINNPLLILADEPTGNLDYENTNKLMDMFIHLKSEERTIILVTHSMDIARLGDIVYNLKEGRLYAL; encoded by the coding sequence ATGAATGAAATATTGATTGCTGAGAATATTGAAAAAATATATTATTTGAAAAATGAAACAATAAATGTTCTTCGTGGTATTGATCTCAAGGTAGAGAAAGGAAAGTTTGTGGTGATATTTGGTCCTTCGGGAAGCGGGAAATCTACCCTGCTTAATATCCTGGGGAGCCTTGATCGCCCTACAAAAGGAAGGGTATTATTTAATAATATTGACCTATTTAAAAATGATGACGAATCATTATCAAAGATACGGAATAAAAACATAGGTTTCGTTTTTCAATTCCACCACCTTTTACCTGAGTTCACGGTTTTAGAGAATATTATGCTTCCTGCCTATCTCAATGGCGAGAATATAAAATCTGCTCAAGAAAGGGCATTTGAGATTCTTGAGATGCTCGGGATAATAGATAAAAGTTCACGATTACCCGATGAACTTTCGGGCGGAGAGAGACAAAGGGTAGCAATCGCCCGTGCTTTAATAAACAATCCGCTTTTGATCCTTGCCGATGAACCCACAGGTAATCTTGACTATGAAAATACGAATAAACTAATGGATATGTTTATTCATCTAAAAAGTGAAGAAAGAACAATAATTCTGGTCACGCATTCAATGGATATTGCAAGATTGGGTGATATTGTTTATAATTTAAAAGAAGGAAGGTTATATGCTTTGTGA
- a CDS encoding iron ABC transporter permease: MNKIILLIFILLFSILLELFIGPGELSSEIIQLRIYRIMLGIFAGSVLAFCGNVLQGLFGNPLVEPYTLGSASGAALGASLGIVLFGYANPVFSFAGALMIGIFVFAIARVEGGLLRDRLILSGVVMSFLCSSLVMIIMITGRKELYEILYLLMGYLGVVITPQNRTMLIIIGIISIILLLYLYRYYREFDIISTGTESAIALGIDIQRFSIEIFLIVTLLVSFVVSIVGAIGFVGLVIPHISRMLFGPKYIKNLAGSLFLGSAFVLFADALARSLTFYELPTGIITSIIGVPFFIYLYRLK, encoded by the coding sequence TTGAATAAAATAATTCTTTTGATTTTTATATTATTGTTCAGTATTCTCCTTGAGTTGTTTATTGGTCCTGGTGAATTAAGTTCCGAAATAATACAATTGCGAATTTATAGAATAATGCTTGGTATATTTGCAGGCAGTGTACTGGCGTTTTGTGGCAATGTCCTTCAGGGTCTATTTGGTAATCCCCTTGTTGAACCTTATACACTGGGTTCCGCATCCGGTGCAGCACTTGGTGCATCGTTAGGTATTGTATTATTTGGTTATGCGAATCCTGTTTTTTCTTTTGCCGGTGCCCTGATGATTGGAATATTTGTATTTGCCATTGCCCGTGTTGAAGGTGGTCTATTAAGGGATAGATTAATTCTGTCCGGGGTCGTTATGAGTTTTTTATGCAGTTCTCTTGTAATGATAATAATGATAACCGGAAGAAAAGAACTTTATGAGATACTCTATCTCTTAATGGGATATTTAGGAGTCGTAATCACCCCTCAAAACAGAACTATGCTCATAATCATTGGGATAATATCAATTATTTTACTCCTCTATCTTTATAGATACTATCGTGAATTTGATATTATATCTACGGGCACAGAGTCAGCGATTGCACTTGGGATAGATATACAGAGATTCTCAATTGAAATATTTCTAATCGTAACACTCCTTGTAAGTTTTGTTGTATCAATCGTCGGTGCTATTGGTTTTGTGGGACTTGTCATTCCCCATATTTCAAGAATGCTTTTTGGTCCTAAATATATCAAAAATCTTGCGGGCTCTCTATTTTTGGGGTCTGCGTTTGTATTATTTGCAGATGCACTCGCTCGTTCACTTACTTTTTATGAATTACCAACAGGTATAATAACTTCAATAATTGGTGTTCCCTTTTTTATCTATTTATATCGTTTGAAATAA
- a CDS encoding protein arginine kinase, giving the protein MFDNIKWLISPEFNQECEEKEIVVSTRTRVARNIEGIPFEIKMKNQDAEKLVQVVKSALEMNFKGKYLDLNKMKPLEKESLFESHLISPAIIKKEQPTAVFISEKGNVTVMVNEEDHLRIQGLSCGLNLTNTASAVYEFEEILGQELGYAYNENYGFITSCPTNLGTGLRASVLFHLPGLVYTNEIDKILKSTYSLGMTVRGLYGEGTEIKGNLFQISNQHTLGFKEDELIEKINKFARMLIDLERKARDVIMKRARFELEDKIYRSVAILRSARLINSDEVLNLLSAVRLGIGLGIINFLEINVLNEIMLITRPGNIQLYYGEILEEQERDIRRAEYIRNRLAKIETT; this is encoded by the coding sequence ATGTTTGATAATATCAAGTGGCTGATTTCTCCTGAATTTAATCAGGAATGCGAAGAAAAGGAAATAGTTGTTTCTACGCGCACAAGGGTAGCAAGGAATATTGAGGGTATCCCCTTTGAAATAAAGATGAAAAATCAGGATGCAGAAAAACTTGTTCAGGTTGTAAAATCAGCATTAGAGATGAACTTTAAAGGAAAGTATCTGGATTTAAACAAAATGAAACCACTTGAGAAAGAATCCCTTTTTGAATCTCATTTAATTTCGCCTGCGATAATAAAAAAGGAACAACCCACGGCAGTTTTTATAAGTGAAAAAGGAAATGTTACAGTTATGGTGAATGAAGAAGATCACCTGAGAATTCAGGGTTTATCCTGTGGATTGAATTTGACAAATACCGCAAGTGCCGTATATGAGTTTGAAGAAATCCTTGGACAGGAGCTCGGATATGCCTACAACGAGAATTATGGATTCATTACTTCTTGCCCAACGAATCTCGGAACCGGGCTGAGGGCATCGGTTCTATTCCATCTACCGGGGCTTGTTTACACAAATGAAATTGATAAAATTTTGAAGAGTACATACAGTTTGGGAATGACTGTTCGTGGCTTATATGGTGAAGGAACCGAAATAAAAGGTAATCTATTCCAGATATCAAACCAACATACCCTTGGATTTAAGGAAGATGAACTGATAGAAAAGATAAACAAATTTGCACGGATGCTAATAGACCTTGAAAGAAAAGCAAGGGATGTAATAATGAAACGTGCAAGATTTGAACTTGAAGATAAGATATATCGTAGTGTTGCAATACTGCGTTCAGCAAGACTCATAAATAGTGATGAAGTTTTAAATCTTCTCTCAGCCGTAAGACTCGGAATAGGATTGGGCATAATAAATTTTCTTGAAATAAATGTTCTTAATGAGATAATGCTCATTACAAGACCCGGTAATATACAACTATATTATGGAGAAATTCTTGAAGAACAGGAAAGGGATATAAGAAGGGCAGAATATATCAGAAACCGTCTTGCAAAAATAGAAACCACATAA
- a CDS encoding UvrB/UvrC motif-containing protein, which yields MLCDDCKKKPASIFFKDVSGGQIKEVHLCEDCAKKKGILSEKKLSPLEVLQKLLKNTSHEDENVICPVCFLNLAEFKKVGRFGCANCLNVFEPYIKTMIKEVQNSEKHIGKRAKPGGRRAIEVFRLKEELRRALEKEAYEDAAQIRDKLKTLGVENV from the coding sequence ATGCTTTGTGATGATTGCAAGAAAAAGCCGGCAAGCATTTTTTTTAAAGATGTTTCAGGCGGACAGATAAAAGAAGTTCACCTTTGTGAAGATTGTGCCAAAAAAAAGGGTATTTTGAGTGAGAAAAAATTATCGCCCCTGGAAGTTCTCCAGAAATTACTTAAGAATACAAGTCACGAAGATGAAAATGTGATATGCCCGGTATGTTTTTTGAATCTTGCTGAATTCAAGAAGGTTGGGAGATTTGGATGTGCCAATTGTCTTAATGTTTTTGAACCATATATCAAGACAATGATTAAAGAAGTCCAGAATAGCGAAAAGCATATCGGAAAAAGGGCAAAGCCGGGTGGTAGAAGGGCAATAGAGGTCTTCAGATTAAAAGAAGAATTAAGGCGTGCCCTTGAAAAAGAGGCCTATGAAGATGCTGCTCAGATAAGGGATAAATTAAAAACATTGGGTGTTGAGAATGTTTGA
- the lysS gene encoding lysine--tRNA ligase, which translates to MEERINKLNKLKELNINPYPYRFDRTHNFSEIKQNFEKLSSSQIVVKTAGRIIAIRGHGKTTFATLNDENEKIQIYLRQQDLGEEFTVFENFDIGDFIGVEGKVFKTKTGEITILVEKFVLLTKSLRPLPEKWHGLKDIEIRYRKRYLDLIANTEVREIFKNRSKIISLLRKFFDSKGFLEVETPILQPIYGGAAARPFKTFYNALGQEMYLRIADELYLKRLIVGGYERVWELCKDFRNEGLDRFHNPEFTMIEAYQAYTDYFGVMELVEELFEFLVKNLYSENRITFQDRTVEIKRPFKRVKYTEALKERLGVDILGISEKELDALCLKFGIKTEGQTIGYKIDKLFSELVQKNLLEPTFVIDYPKIISPLAKEHRDNSELVERFELIIFGLEVANAFSELNDPIDQRKRFEQQLAQKEEGIGEIDEDYLEALEYGMPPTGGLGVGVDRLCMILLNQPSIRDVILFPQLRREDAR; encoded by the coding sequence ATGGAAGAGCGCATTAATAAACTAAATAAATTAAAAGAACTAAATATTAACCCTTATCCATATAGATTTGATAGAACCCATAACTTCAGTGAAATTAAACAGAATTTTGAAAAACTATCCAGTTCCCAGATTGTGGTTAAAACTGCGGGAAGGATTATTGCGATAAGAGGGCATGGTAAGACTACATTTGCAACACTCAATGATGAAAACGAAAAGATTCAAATTTATCTTAGACAACAGGACCTGGGAGAAGAATTTACTGTTTTTGAAAACTTTGATATTGGCGATTTTATCGGCGTGGAAGGAAAGGTATTCAAAACGAAGACTGGCGAGATAACTATCCTTGTTGAAAAATTTGTTCTTCTTACAAAATCATTGAGACCCCTACCAGAAAAATGGCATGGATTAAAGGATATTGAGATTAGATACCGCAAAAGATATCTTGATCTAATTGCAAACACAGAAGTGAGAGAAATATTCAAAAATCGTTCTAAAATAATTTCTCTATTACGAAAGTTCTTTGATTCAAAAGGATTTCTTGAGGTAGAGACTCCGATCTTACAACCGATATACGGTGGTGCTGCAGCAAGACCTTTTAAGACCTTCTATAATGCCTTGGGACAAGAGATGTATCTGCGTATTGCAGACGAACTTTACCTAAAAAGGTTGATTGTTGGCGGTTATGAAAGGGTGTGGGAATTATGCAAAGATTTTAGAAACGAAGGATTGGATAGATTCCATAATCCAGAGTTTACAATGATTGAGGCATATCAGGCATATACTGATTATTTTGGTGTAATGGAATTGGTGGAAGAACTCTTTGAATTTCTTGTGAAAAACCTTTATTCTGAAAATCGTATCACATTTCAAGATAGGACCGTTGAAATAAAGAGACCTTTTAAAAGAGTCAAATATACTGAGGCACTTAAAGAAAGATTGGGCGTGGACATTCTTGGAATTTCTGAAAAAGAACTTGATGCGTTATGTTTGAAATTTGGAATTAAGACCGAGGGACAAACGATTGGTTATAAAATTGACAAACTATTCAGTGAACTTGTTCAGAAGAATCTACTGGAACCAACATTTGTCATTGATTATCCCAAGATTATTTCACCACTTGCCAAGGAACACCGCGACAATTCTGAACTTGTTGAAAGATTTGAGTTGATTATTTTCGGGCTTGAGGTTGCCAACGCATTTAGTGAATTGAATGACCCGATTGATCAGAGAAAGAGGTTTGAACAACAATTGGCCCAGAAAGAAGAAGGCATTGGTGAGATAGATGAGGATTACCTTGAGGCACTTGAATATGGCATGCCCCCGACCGGTGGATTAGGGGTAGGCGTTGACCGCTTATGTATGATACTTTTAAATCAACCTTCAATACGGGATGTGATACTCTTCCCACAATTAAGGAGAGAGGATGCTCGTTGA
- a CDS encoding FtsX-like permease family protein, protein MLVELFVARRYLRSRNRRFFSLSTLIAIGGIFVGVSALLITLSIMNGFQNELRRRILGGTPHIVVRRFFNEPLENYREIMEKLEGLSFIKAKAPFIITKSLIRNKRNVDGVVIRGVIPELEKNITEVSEHIIDGVFDLENGCVIGVELAHNLKANVGDTIIITSPFTEQIGLLPRSKRLILKGIFDLGVYDFNATIVYMNLKDVQSLFEIGDAVSAIELKVDDVYKTPVYSKKIEEKIGYPFRVQDWIESNHSVFAALKLEKIVTFIVLTLIIIVAGFNIVGTLVNIVKKKTKEIGILRSYGFTRRQIMRVFIFLGSIMGIIGTILGIVFSIIACYLLNKYQFVNLPGDVYFIQTLPVEMSFNDFVAVSIAAILISFLATIYPAFRAASLVTVEALRNE, encoded by the coding sequence ATGCTCGTTGAACTATTCGTTGCCCGCAGATACCTGCGCTCCAGAAACAGGAGGTTTTTTTCCCTATCCACGCTTATAGCGATTGGTGGCATATTTGTGGGTGTCAGTGCGTTGCTTATCACCCTTTCCATAATGAATGGTTTTCAAAATGAGCTGAGGCGGCGTATCCTCGGCGGGACACCGCATATAGTAGTTCGGAGATTTTTTAATGAGCCATTAGAAAATTATCGGGAGATTATGGAAAAACTTGAAGGGCTGTCATTTATTAAGGCAAAGGCACCTTTCATCATCACCAAATCTTTGATCCGAAATAAGAGAAATGTAGATGGGGTTGTAATCAGAGGTGTAATACCTGAATTAGAAAAGAATATAACCGAAGTAAGTGAGCACATAATTGATGGCGTATTTGACCTTGAAAACGGTTGCGTGATTGGTGTTGAACTGGCACATAATCTGAAAGCGAATGTTGGTGATACAATAATTATCACTTCGCCTTTTACCGAACAGATTGGACTTCTGCCTCGTTCAAAGCGATTGATCCTTAAAGGAATTTTTGATCTTGGTGTTTATGATTTTAATGCCACGATCGTTTATATGAATCTCAAAGATGTTCAATCATTATTTGAAATTGGCGACGCAGTGAGTGCGATTGAACTGAAGGTGGATGATGTTTATAAAACACCGGTTTATTCAAAAAAAATTGAAGAAAAAATTGGTTATCCATTTCGCGTCCAGGATTGGATAGAATCAAATCATTCCGTATTCGCAGCATTAAAATTAGAAAAGATTGTTACATTCATTGTATTAACTTTGATTATAATTGTTGCCGGATTTAATATTGTAGGCACTCTGGTTAACATTGTCAAGAAAAAGACAAAAGAGATCGGTATTCTGCGTTCCTATGGTTTTACCAGAAGGCAGATTATGCGTGTTTTCATCTTCCTGGGAAGTATAATGGGTATCATTGGCACAATTTTAGGAATAGTGTTTTCAATTATTGCCTGTTATCTTTTAAATAAATATCAATTTGTAAACCTCCCGGGAGATGTATATTTTATCCAGACCCTACCTGTAGAAATGTCTTTTAATGATTTTGTTGCGGTTTCAATCGCTGCGATACTCATAAGTTTTTTGGCAACAATTTATCCTGCATTTCGTGCTGCAAGCCTTGTAACCGTGGAGGCATTACGCAATGAATGA
- a CDS encoding cobalamin-binding protein: MWKKLVYLICLINAVCEKSFHSNELRIVSLSPAMTEIIFALRAENYLVGTTTYCDFPDSAKKIYKVGDFSNPSIERIISLKPNLIIVNLPEQSRIKNQIEKYGLKIFVTAPEKLEDIYKEISELGKVIKREKNADSLINYMKANIRPLSRIKKKVYIEISARPLITIGGKSYLNELIEMAGGENIFSDINKDYPVVNQEEVIMRNPEIIIVLHPEDIKNRIGWKNVNAIKNHKIYSNLNQDWILRPGPRLVLGFEQLEKIFE, from the coding sequence ATGTGGAAAAAGTTAGTCTATCTTATATGCCTTATCAATGCGGTATGTGAAAAATCTTTCCATTCCAATGAACTTAGAATTGTCTCTCTATCACCGGCCATGACCGAAATAATCTTTGCCCTCAGAGCCGAAAATTATCTTGTTGGCACGACCACCTATTGTGATTTCCCAGATTCAGCAAAAAAGATTTACAAGGTTGGTGATTTTTCAAATCCATCCATAGAAAGGATTATCAGTCTTAAGCCGAATCTTATTATCGTAAATCTTCCCGAGCAATCAAGAATAAAAAATCAAATTGAAAAATATGGATTAAAAATATTTGTTACCGCTCCGGAAAAACTTGAAGATATTTATAAAGAAATATCGGAACTCGGTAAGGTCATAAAAAGAGAAAAAAATGCAGATTCTCTTATCAATTATATGAAAGCAAATATCAGACCTTTATCCCGGATAAAGAAAAAAGTCTACATTGAAATCAGTGCAAGACCTTTAATTACAATCGGCGGCAAATCATACTTAAATGAATTAATAGAAATGGCCGGGGGTGAAAATATATTTTCAGATATTAATAAAGATTACCCTGTTGTTAATCAGGAAGAAGTCATTATGCGAAATCCCGAGATAATAATCGTTCTGCACCCAGAAGATATCAAAAATCGTATAGGTTGGAAAAATGTTAATGCAATCAAAAATCACAAGATTTATAGTAATCTAAATCAGGACTGGATATTGCGTCCCGGACCAAGGCTCGTGCTCGGTTTTGAACAACTGGAGAAGATTTTTGAATAA